One Candidatus Margulisiibacteriota bacterium genomic window carries:
- the tsaD gene encoding tRNA (adenosine(37)-N6)-threonylcarbamoyltransferase complex transferase subunit TsaD: MDYILGLETSCDETAAAVADTRGVIQANVVATQIDTHKDYGGVIPEIASRMHVEAINIVIERALQKAAKNMSGISAIAVTQGPGLLGALLVGLQAAKTLAYIYQKPLIAVNHLAGHIMANFISAQPQKKMDIPYPFLCLLVSGGHTQLIISRAAGRYQTIGRTIDDAAGEAYDKAARILRLGYPGGPLVDKLAQSGDPAAIKFSKARIRVPESEFDFSFSGLKTNVLNYCRQNPAARAADVCAAFQKTVVDTLVENTLAAAQKYNIEHIYLAGGVAANQTLRRTLAAEGEHQRRRVHLPDLKFCTDNAAMIAGAAIQQWQEKSFAPLNIQAQPNWEL, encoded by the coding sequence ATGGATTATATTCTCGGCCTCGAAACTTCCTGCGATGAAACGGCGGCGGCGGTAGCCGACACGCGCGGCGTAATTCAGGCCAATGTCGTCGCCACGCAGATCGACACGCACAAAGATTACGGCGGTGTGATACCGGAGATCGCTTCGCGTATGCATGTCGAGGCGATCAATATTGTTATCGAGCGGGCTTTGCAAAAAGCCGCGAAAAATATGAGCGGCATATCCGCAATTGCCGTCACACAGGGACCCGGGCTGCTCGGCGCGCTGCTAGTCGGGCTGCAGGCCGCCAAAACGCTGGCTTACATTTACCAAAAACCGCTCATCGCTGTGAATCATCTGGCCGGGCACATTATGGCCAATTTTATTTCCGCACAGCCGCAAAAAAAAATGGACATCCCTTATCCTTTTTTGTGTCTGCTGGTCAGCGGTGGACACACGCAGCTCATTATCTCCCGCGCGGCTGGCCGGTATCAGACTATCGGCCGGACTATTGACGACGCGGCGGGAGAGGCCTACGACAAAGCGGCGCGGATATTGCGGCTCGGTTATCCAGGTGGCCCGCTCGTGGACAAGCTGGCGCAGAGCGGCGATCCCGCAGCTATAAAATTTAGCAAAGCCAGGATCCGCGTGCCGGAAAGCGAGTTTGATTTTAGTTTCAGCGGGCTTAAAACCAATGTGCTGAATTACTGCCGGCAAAATCCGGCGGCGCGCGCGGCTGACGTCTGCGCGGCTTTTCAAAAAACCGTCGTCGACACGCTGGTGGAAAACACGCTGGCCGCCGCGCAAAAATACAATATCGAGCATATTTATCTGGCCGGCGGCGTGGCGGCCAATCAAACCCTGCGCCGGACACTGGCGGCGGAAGGAGAACACCAAAGGCGGCGCGTGCATCTGCCGGACTTAAAGTTCTGTACGGACAATGCGGCGATGATCGCCGGCGCGGCTATACAGCAGTGGCAGGAGAAAAGCTTTGCGCCGCTGAATATTCAGGCGCAGCCAAATTGGGAATTGTAA
- a CDS encoding ammonium transporter produces MAEPQTIAVSGERGAVNLIWMLLGGFLVFWMQAGFAMVETGFTRAKNAVNIIAKNLMDFALGCPVYFAIGYGVMFGASKFGLFGTSNFFLNGVTDMWDIGFFFFQAMFAATAATIVSGAMAERTQFKAYLFYTVFISAFIYPVVGHWIWGGGWLAQKGFLDFAGSTVVHSVGGAAALVGAAFLGPRIGKYSADGRSKAIVGHSLPLAALGVFILWFGWFGFNGGSTIAATNANISLVLVTTTLAAAAGACGALFFSWFKFGKPDISMALNGSLAGLVSITAPAYDVSAASSLIIGLIGGVLVVLAVEFIDKVLHIDDPVGASSVHLVCGIWGTLALGLFAESQYGNGVNGLFFGGGWQQLLIQLEGSLVVIIWTVLASALVFAAAKYLIGLRASREEELKGLDLSEHGQEAYAGFEIFSNE; encoded by the coding sequence ATGGCGGAGCCGCAAACCATCGCGGTCAGCGGCGAGCGGGGCGCGGTCAATCTGATCTGGATGCTGCTGGGCGGGTTTTTGGTGTTCTGGATGCAGGCGGGTTTTGCGATGGTCGAGACAGGTTTTACCCGTGCGAAAAACGCGGTCAATATTATCGCCAAAAATTTAATGGACTTTGCGTTGGGCTGTCCGGTTTATTTTGCGATCGGCTACGGGGTGATGTTCGGCGCCAGCAAGTTCGGACTTTTCGGCACGAGCAATTTTTTCCTGAACGGCGTGACGGATATGTGGGACATCGGTTTCTTTTTTTTCCAGGCGATGTTCGCCGCGACCGCCGCGACAATCGTTTCGGGCGCGATGGCCGAGAGAACGCAGTTCAAAGCCTATTTGTTTTACACCGTGTTTATCAGCGCTTTCATTTATCCGGTAGTCGGCCACTGGATCTGGGGCGGCGGCTGGCTCGCGCAAAAAGGCTTTCTGGATTTCGCCGGCTCGACAGTGGTGCACTCCGTCGGCGGCGCGGCAGCTCTGGTCGGCGCTGCTTTTTTGGGGCCGCGTATCGGCAAATACAGCGCTGACGGCCGTTCCAAAGCGATTGTCGGGCACAGTCTTCCGCTAGCGGCGCTCGGCGTGTTTATTTTGTGGTTCGGCTGGTTCGGCTTCAACGGCGGCTCGACTATCGCCGCGACCAACGCTAACATTTCGCTGGTGCTGGTCACGACAACTCTGGCGGCGGCGGCGGGAGCGTGCGGCGCGCTGTTTTTTTCCTGGTTTAAATTTGGCAAGCCGGATATCTCTATGGCCTTGAACGGCTCTCTGGCCGGATTGGTTTCCATCACCGCGCCAGCTTATGATGTAAGCGCGGCCAGCTCGCTGATCATCGGCCTGATCGGCGGCGTGCTGGTAGTACTTGCGGTGGAATTCATTGACAAGGTTCTACATATCGACGATCCGGTGGGCGCGTCTTCGGTGCATCTAGTCTGCGGCATCTGGGGCACACTGGCTCTAGGGCTTTTCGCAGAAAGCCAGTACGGCAACGGCGTAAACGGTTTATTTTTCGGCGGCGGCTGGCAGCAGCTGCTGATCCAGCTAGAAGGCTCGCTCGTTGTGATAATCTGGACAGTCCTTGCATCCGCGCTGGTTTTTGCCGCGGCTAAATACCTGATCGGCCTGCGCGCTAGCCGCGAGGAAGAGCTCAAAGGCCTGGATCTTTCCGAACACGGCCAGGAGGCCTACGCTGGATTTGAGATTTTCAGCAACGAATAA
- a CDS encoding P-II family nitrogen regulator, protein MKLITAIIQPEKLPDVKQALFDADVSKMTVSNVIGAGQQKGYTENYRGVVSEINLLKKVRIEIAVNDNFVDKTVEAITKGARTGKIGDGKIFITELKECIRIRTKETGKDAIG, encoded by the coding sequence ATGAAACTAATTACTGCGATTATTCAGCCGGAAAAACTGCCGGACGTAAAACAAGCTCTATTCGACGCGGATGTGTCTAAAATGACCGTCAGCAATGTGATCGGCGCCGGACAGCAAAAAGGCTACACCGAGAACTACCGCGGCGTGGTTTCGGAGATCAATCTGCTGAAAAAAGTGCGCATTGAGATCGCGGTCAACGATAATTTCGTTGACAAGACAGTCGAGGCCATCACCAAAGGCGCGCGCACCGGCAAGATCGGTGACGGTAAAATTTTTATCACCGAGCTTAAAGAATGTATCCGGATCAGAACGAAAGAAACCGGCAAAGACGCGATAGGGTAA